In a genomic window of Trichoderma atroviride chromosome 4, complete sequence:
- a CDS encoding uncharacterized protein (EggNog:ENOG41), whose protein sequence is MPPVDDTLFNSTANTMRSTQSAVSPPDDFDEGNDIGSFQSSLTSVTSSILHGVVGEGQRVYAAYGKEEYGLPMDDQELDRMDLCHTKYYALLKQRRFLSPIGENPQRILDLGCGTGIWCVEVADDYPGAQVVGVDIAPTQPQWVPPNCQFELDDIEQNWTWKSDSADFIFSRDLILSIRNFPRLIDQAYRHLKPGGWVEFQCYTGLLHCDDGTLSEESTFRNWANLTKTACERFGTPVDDPTRFKQWFEERGFECVTEEVYKMPCTPWAKDQRLKLIGAWEQHNLMNHLEGMTMRLFQKSLGWTEEEILVISAMLRKELRDLGVHAYWPYYVVYARKPMRPTGQ, encoded by the exons ATGCCACCTGTAGACGATACGCTGTTCAACTCAACTGCTAACACGATGCGCTCGACACAGTCTGCGGTGTCACCACCGGATGACTTCGACGAA GGCAACGACATTGGAAGCTTCCAGTCTTCGCTGACCTCTGTTACCTCGTCCATCCTTCATGGTGTTGTGGGAGAAGGTCAGCGTGTGTACGCAGCCTATGGCAAAGAAG AGTATGGACTTCCCATGGATGACCAGGAGTTGGATCGCATGGATTTGTGCCACACAAAATATTACGCCCTCTTGAAGCAGCGACGCTTTCTATCACCGATTGGCGAAAACCCCCAGAGGATCCTGGATCTAGGATGCGGCACAG GTATATGGTGTGTTGAGGTCGCCGACGACTACCCCGGAGCACAA gttgttggcgttgatatAGCCCCTACTCAACCACAATG GGTACCGCCAAACTGCCAGTTCGAGCTCGACGACATTGAACAAAATTGGACGTGGAAATCAGACAGCGCCGACTTCATATTCTCTCGTGATTTGATCTTATCAATACGAAACTTTCCCAGATTAATCGACCAAGCATATAG GCATCTAAAACCCGGTGGATGGGTTGAATTTCAATGCTATACCGGATTACTACATTGCGATGACGGCACGTTATCTGAAGAGAGCACGTTTCGGAATTGGGCGAACCTCACGAAGACGGCATGCGAAAGATTCGGCACTCCAGTGGATGATCCGACCCGATTCAAACAGTGGTTTGAAGAACGCGGATTCGAATGCGTAACGGAAGAGGTGTACAAGATGCCCTGTACGCCCTGGGCCAAGGACCAGCGCCTGAAGCTTATTGGAGCCTGGGAACAACACAACTTGATGAATCATCTAGAGGGTATGACCATGCGACTATTCCAAAAGAGTCTGGGTTGGACGGAAGAGGAGATTTTGGTGATTTCTGCTATGCTACGAAAGGAACTGCGAGATCTGGGCGTTCATGCCTACTGGCCTTA CTACGTGGTGTACGCTCGTAAGCCCATGAGGCCAACGGGCCAATAG
- a CDS encoding uncharacterized protein (TransMembrane:1 (i31-54o)): protein MVQMQDPAGARPYPYESARFPEKRRKDLHKVVVATLSASAAFSLLNARYCVFITM from the coding sequence ATGGTCCAAATGCAAGATCCCGCCGGCGCCAGGCCTTACCCGTACGAGTCCGCCAGGTTCCCCGAAAAGAGGCGAAAAGACCTCCATAAAGTTGTCGTCGCTACGCTTTCAGCTAGTGCTGCCTTTTCGCTGCTCAATGCCCGATATTGCGTATTTATTACCATGTAG